DNA from Pseudomonas mendocina:
TGGTCATGTGCACATACAGGTCGCCCTTGCCGGATCGCGCCAGGGTGCCCTCAGCGGCGATGATGTCGCCCAGATCCCAGGTCTTGATCGCCTCCAGGGTTTCGGCCGGCAGCCCCTTGCGGTCGACATAGACCTGCAGGCGGCCGGAGGTGTCCTGCAGCACCATGAAGGCGCCACGGTTGAGCATGATGCGCCCGGCGATCTTCACCGGGATGGCAGCCGCCTCCAGCTCTTCCTTGCTCTTGCCCTCGTACTGTTTCTGCAGGTCAGCGCACAGGCTGTCGCGGCGGAAATCATTGGGGAAAGCAATGCCCTGCTCACGGACGACAGCAAGCTTTTCCTTGCGCTGGGCAATCAGCTTGTTTTCTTCCTGTTGCAGTTCGTTGTGGTCGAGTTGTTGGTCGCTCATGGTCGCTTGTCTGCCTGGCGTATCTTTCAATTGAATTCGTTGTAGGCCATCTGACACCTGCTCGCGAGCCCGTTACAGAGCATCGCGAGCAGGCTCGCACCTACCGGGTTGGTGCTGCCTTACAGCCCCTGCTTCAAACTGGCTTCGAGGTACTGGTCAAGGTCGCCATCGAGAACCTTCTGGCAGTCGCTACGCTCGATGCCGGTACGCAGATCCTTGATGCGCGAGTCATCGAGCACGTAGGAACGAATCTGGTGACCCCAGCCGATGTCCGACTTGCTGTCTTCCAGCGCCTGCGAGGCGGCGTTGCGCTTCTGCATCTCCAGCTCGTACAACTTGGCCCGCAGCATTTTCATGGCGGTGTCCTTGTTGGCGTGCTGCGAGCGTTCGTTCTGGCAGGCCACCACGGTGTTGGTCGGCACGTGGGTGATACGCACCGCCGAGTCGGTGGTGTTGACGTGCTGACCACCAGCGCCGGAGGAGCGGTAGGTGTCGATGCGCAGGTCGGCCGGGTTGATCTCGATCTCGACCTTGTCGTCGATCTCGGGCGAGACGAACACCGCCGAGAACGAGGTGTGGCGACGGGCGCCGGAGTCGAACGGGCTCTTGCGCACCAGGCGGTGCACGCCGATTTCGGTGCGCAGCCAGCCAAAGGCGTACTCGCCCTTGATGTGCACGGTGGCGCCCTTGATGCCGGCGACTTCACCCTCGGACAGCTCGACGATCTCGGCATTGAAGCCGCGCTTGTCAGCCCAGCGCAGGTACATGCGCAGCAGGATGTTGGCCCAGTCCTGGGCTTCGGTGCCGCCGGAACCGGCCTGGATGTCCAGGTAGCAGTTGTTCGGATCCATCTCGTGGCTGAACATGCGGCGGAACTCGAGCTTCTCGAGGATCTCGCGCAGGCGCTCGACTTCGGCGGCGACGTCGTTCACCGCGCCTTCGTCGTTTTCTTCGGCGGCCATTTCCAGCAGATCCTTGGAATCGGCCAGGCTGCCGGTGAGGTCATCGATGGTTTCGACGATCTGCGCCAGCATGGCGCGCTCGCGGCCCAGGCTCTGCGCGTACTCAGGCTTGTTCCAGACGCTGGCGTCTTCCAGCTCGCGGTTTACTTCGACCAGACGATCATGCTTCTGATCGTAGTCAAAGATACCCCCGAATGGTCTGGGTGCGTTCGGAGAGATCCTTGATGCTGTTGAGGATCGGATTGATTTCCATGGTAGGCGGCTCTCACGGGCAAATCGGACGGAAAGCCGGCGATTATACCCGAGCCGACACTGGCTGGCAGCCCACTCTTGACAGGTGAACGCGGCTCAATGGATCAACGGCGCACTATACTGGTCACAAAACCGATAACAGCGCCCTCTCTCGGAACCCCAGCATGCCCCCATCGCATAGCCTGCGTAGCCATATCGCCCTTTTCATCGCCCTATTGGTAGGCGCACTCACCTGGTTACTGGGCACCTTGATCGGCCAGCACACCAGCCAACAGATCCGCGAGGACATAGGCCGAAACATGGCCGAGGTGTCCTATGCGATGGTCGACCGCCTGGATCGCGATATGGATTCGCGCGCGGCAGTGCTGCGCGTGCTCGGCAACCTGCAAACGCTAAGGCAGCCAGGTGATCCGGCCGAGATACGGCGCCTGCTCGACAGCCTGCAGAAGGAAATCCCCAGCATCGCCTGGATCGGCTTCACCGACCCGGCAGGCCAGGTGCTGGCCTCCAGCAATGGCGTGCTGGAAGGCGCCAGCATTGCCCAGCGGCCGGTCTACCTGAAAGGGCGTGAGGATCTGTTCATCGGCGACGTGCACGAGGCCGTGCTGCTGGCCAAGCTGCTTCCCAACCCCAGTGGCGAGGCGATGAAGTTCGTCGACATCAGCCTGCCGATAACGGCGAACGATGGCAGCCTGGCCGGCGTACTGGCCAGCCATCTGTCGTGGGGCTGGGCCAATGAAGTAGGCCAATCGATTCTCGCCCCGATCCAGGATCGACGTCTGGTCGAGTTCTTCGTGATCGGGCGCGATCAAAGCATCCTGCTTGGCCCCCGCGAGATGATCGGGCAGCCCTTGCACCTGCCGGCACTCGACGGCCTGCGCCCAGGGGAGAGCCGCTGGGCGGTACAGCAATGGCCGGATGGCAACGAATACCTTACCGGCCTGACCCTGAGCCAGGGCTATAAGGATTATCCCGGCCTGGGATGGACCGTCATCGCGCGGCAATCACTGGATCTGGCCTACGCGCCAGCGCACAGACTGCTGCTCACCATCCTGCTCTGGGGCTGCGTTCTGGCATTGATCTTCGCCATACTCGGCTGGCTGATCAGTGGCTATTTCACCCGTCCACTGCAGGAAATCGCTACCGCCGCGGATCGCCTCAGCGCGGGTGAGATCAACGAGATTCCCGAACTGCGCGGCAGCCGTGAGGTTCACCAACTGAGCCAGTCGATCCGGCATTTGGTGGAAAGCCTGACCCTGCAACAGACGGCGCTTGGCGTCATGGAGAGCCTCGCCCATCACGATGCCCTGACCGGGCTGCCCAACCGCATGGCGCTGGAGAAATTCCTGCCCCAGGCGCAGCAGCGCAGTCGCCTGCAACATGGCTGCCTGGCCCTGCTCTATCTTGACCTCGATGGTTTCAAACCGATCAACGACACCCATGGCCATGCCGCCGGCGATCACTTGCTCCGGGAGATCGCCCAGCGTCTGCGCAGTTGCCTGCGCGATGGCGATATGGTCGCGCGTCTGGGCGGTGACGAATTTCTCATGGTGCTGCAAGTACCGGGGCAGGACGCACGACAGCATGCGCGCCAGGTGGCTGAGCGGGCCATCGCCACGCTCGGCCAGCCGGTGCTGCTGGAGGTGGGTGCGGTCGCCATCGGCTGCAGCGTAGGCGGCGCTCTGTGGCCACTGGATCACAGCGAGCTGGGCGAGGTGCTGCAATTGGCCGACCAGGCGCTGTATCGCGCCAAACAAGGCGGACGTAACCGGGCGATCTTCCAGAACGAACTCGAAAACCACCTCAACTGACCAGGATCTTGCGCACCGGGGCCGCCTGCCCCTGGCGCAGTGCGTCCTCGACGATCATCTGTGCGGCCTTCTCCGCGATCATCAGCACTGGCGAGCAGGTGTTGCCCGAGGTGATGCTCGGCATGATCGAGGCATCGACCACTCGCAGGCCACCAATGCCATGCACGCGCAGACGAGCATCGACCACTGCCTCGCGCCCCTGCCCCATCGCACAGGTTCCCACCGGATGGAAGATGGTGGTGCCGATCTCACCGGCCGCCCGCTGCAGATCTTCCTCATTGCGGTATTCCGACCCAGGTTTGTATTCCTCAGGCCGATAACTCGCCAAGGCAGGCGCGGCGACGATGCGCCGGGTCAACCGAATGGCGTCGGCCGCCACCTGTAGATCGCGTGGATCGCTCAGGTAGTTCGGCATGATCGACGGCGCAACGCTGGCGTCCAGCGATGTGATCGCGACACGTCCACGACTGTGCGGGCGCAGGTTACAAACCGAGGCGGTGAATGCCGGGAAGTCGTGCAACGGCTCGCCAAAGCGCTCCAGCGACAGGGGCTGCACGTGGTATTGCAGGTTGGCGCGCAACTGCTCGGCACTCGACCTGGCAAAGGCGCCGAGCTGACTGGGCGCCATGGCCAGCGGCCCGCTGCGATTGAACAGGTACTCCAGGCCCATGCCCAGTTTGCCCCAGGCGCTGGCGGCAATGCGATTGAGGGTTTTCACCCCGCTGACCCGGTAAATCAGGCGTAGTTGCAGGTGATCCTGCAGGTTCTCGCCAACGCCGGGCAGCTCGTGCTTCACGCCAATGCCCAAGCCTTCGAGCACGGGTCGAGGGCCGATGCCGGAGCGCTGCAGCAGCGCCGGCGAACCAATGGCACCGGCACACAGGATAACCTCACGGCGGGCACTGACCCGCAGCGCCTGCCCCTGCCAGCGCAAATGCAGCGCATTGGCGCGACCACCATCGAGTTCAATGCGCTCAGCCTCGGCACCTGTCAGCACCTGCAGATTGGGGCGCTGGCGAATATCGCGCAAAAACGCCTTGGAGGCGTTCCAGCGCACCCCACGCTTCTGGTTGACCTGAAAGTAGCTGCAGCCTTCGTTATTTCCACCATTGAAGTCATCGATGCTGGCGATGCCAGTCTGCGCCGCGGCCTGGCGAAAGGCTTCAAGAATTTCCCAGGACAATCGCTGACGCTCGACCCGCCATTCGCCTGCGCTGCCGTGCAGTTCGCTATCGCCGGCAAAATGATTCTCCGAACGCTTGAACAGCGGCAGCACGTCACGCCAGGCCCAGCCCGGATTACCAGCCGCCGCCCAGCCATCGTAGTCGGCCGCCTGGCCACGCATGTAGATCATGCCGTTGATCGAAGAGCTGCCACCAAGCACACGGCCGCGCGGATATTTCAGCGAGCGACCATGCAGGCCAGGGTCGCTCTCGGTGCTGTAGCACCAGTCGGTGCGCGGGTTACCGATGCAATAGAGATAGCCAACCGGAATGTGGATCCACGGATAGTTATCGCGCCCGCCGGCTTCGATCAACAGCACGCTGACCCCAGGATCGGCGGAGAGCCGGTTGGCCAGCAGGCAACCGGCCGGGCCAGCCCCGACGATCAGGTAGTCGTAACGTTCCAGGGGCAGTTGCGCCATGAGCATCCTCGCAAGGGCAGCCAATCGAAACCCTGAGACTAGCTGTCGAACAAGCTGCGCAGAATGATCTTTTGGTCTGATGCAACGAATGAATGTTTGTCCATCTACGGACGACACCTATGGTTAAACGACTGCGCCTTGCACTTTACTTGTAACTTTTCCTGCCTGAGCCATTGCGATGCCGCCAGCGTCACCGAGCAACACGCACAAGCCGCTTCCCACTGCTCAGCAACAGAGCGGCTGGCTGCGCTGGCTACCCGGTCTGCTGATGCTCAGGCAATACCAGTTGGCCTGGCTACCCAAGGACATTGCCGCCGGCCTGGTGCTGACCACCATGCTGGTGCCGGTGGGGATCGCTTACGCCGAAGCTTCCGGCGTGCCCGGCATCTATGGCCTGTACGCGACCATCGTGCCGCTGCTGGCCTACGCGCTGTTCGGCCCAAGCCGAATCTTCGTGCTCGGCCCGGACTCGGCGCTGGCTGCGCTGATTCTGGCCGTGGTGCTGCCGCTCTCAGGTGGCGACCCAATGCGCGCGGTCACGCTGG
Protein-coding regions in this window:
- the prfB gene encoding peptide chain release factor 2 (programmed frameshift), yielding MEINPILNSIKDLSERTQTIRGYLDYDQKHDRLVEVNRELEDASVWNKPEYAQSLGRERAMLAQIVETIDDLTGSLADSKDLLEMAAEENDEGAVNDVAAEVERLREILEKLEFRRMFSHEMDPNNCYLDIQAGSGGTEAQDWANILLRMYLRWADKRGFNAEIVELSEGEVAGIKGATVHIKGEYAFGWLRTEIGVHRLVRKSPFDSGARRHTSFSAVFVSPEIDDKVEIEINPADLRIDTYRSSGAGGQHVNTTDSAVRITHVPTNTVVACQNERSQHANKDTAMKMLRAKLYELEMQKRNAASQALEDSKSDIGWGHQIRSYVLDDSRIKDLRTGIERSDCQKVLDGDLDQYLEASLKQGL
- a CDS encoding diguanylate cyclase domain-containing protein, with the protein product MPPSHSLRSHIALFIALLVGALTWLLGTLIGQHTSQQIREDIGRNMAEVSYAMVDRLDRDMDSRAAVLRVLGNLQTLRQPGDPAEIRRLLDSLQKEIPSIAWIGFTDPAGQVLASSNGVLEGASIAQRPVYLKGREDLFIGDVHEAVLLAKLLPNPSGEAMKFVDISLPITANDGSLAGVLASHLSWGWANEVGQSILAPIQDRRLVEFFVIGRDQSILLGPREMIGQPLHLPALDGLRPGESRWAVQQWPDGNEYLTGLTLSQGYKDYPGLGWTVIARQSLDLAYAPAHRLLLTILLWGCVLALIFAILGWLISGYFTRPLQEIATAADRLSAGEINEIPELRGSREVHQLSQSIRHLVESLTLQQTALGVMESLAHHDALTGLPNRMALEKFLPQAQQRSRLQHGCLALLYLDLDGFKPINDTHGHAAGDHLLREIAQRLRSCLRDGDMVARLGGDEFLMVLQVPGQDARQHARQVAERAIATLGQPVLLEVGAVAIGCSVGGALWPLDHSELGEVLQLADQALYRAKQGGRNRAIFQNELENHLN
- a CDS encoding GMC family oxidoreductase, with the protein product MAQLPLERYDYLIVGAGPAGCLLANRLSADPGVSVLLIEAGGRDNYPWIHIPVGYLYCIGNPRTDWCYSTESDPGLHGRSLKYPRGRVLGGSSSINGMIYMRGQAADYDGWAAAGNPGWAWRDVLPLFKRSENHFAGDSELHGSAGEWRVERQRLSWEILEAFRQAAAQTGIASIDDFNGGNNEGCSYFQVNQKRGVRWNASKAFLRDIRQRPNLQVLTGAEAERIELDGGRANALHLRWQGQALRVSARREVILCAGAIGSPALLQRSGIGPRPVLEGLGIGVKHELPGVGENLQDHLQLRLIYRVSGVKTLNRIAASAWGKLGMGLEYLFNRSGPLAMAPSQLGAFARSSAEQLRANLQYHVQPLSLERFGEPLHDFPAFTASVCNLRPHSRGRVAITSLDASVAPSIMPNYLSDPRDLQVAADAIRLTRRIVAAPALASYRPEEYKPGSEYRNEEDLQRAAGEIGTTIFHPVGTCAMGQGREAVVDARLRVHGIGGLRVVDASIMPSITSGNTCSPVLMIAEKAAQMIVEDALRQGQAAPVRKILVS